The stretch of DNA GAAACTGATAGACCCGCCGTTCCAACTGCGTGAGTGGCTCTGTCATGGGGCCCGTCCGCGGCGGTCGCGCCCATCGCTGGAGGCAGCGTTGGCGCTCTCCGCGTTCGTGAACGAATGTACCCTGAATCTCACGAAGCGGTCAACAGATGTTTTCCCCTTCAATCGGTCGGGTTTCGCCCGACCCGTCGCTCGATCAGCCGGCCACGTGACGGATGGCGGCGTCGATCCGGGCCAGCGACCGCTCGCGGCCCAGCAGAACCAGCACGTCGAAGATGCCCGGGCTTACCGAGAGGCCGGTGAGCGCCAGGCGCAGCGGCTGGAAAATCTTCCCGCCGGCCAGCCCCTTGGCCTCGGCCAAGGCGCGCAGCGCCTCTTCCATCGGTGCGGGCTCCCACGCCGCCAGCGCCACCAGGGCGTCGCGCGTCGCGCCGAGCAGTTCCAGCGCGGCGGGGCGGTCTTTCCATACCTTGGCCTCCGCCGCCGGGTCGTAGGCGATGTCGTCCGTGAGATACGGCGCCGCCTGCCGCACGATGTCGTCGATCGTGCGCGACCGCGTCTTGATCTGGTCCAGCAGCGACAGGTACCAGTCGCGCTTGGCTGCCAGCTCGTCGGCCGTGGCCAGCCCCGCCTTCACGATGGCCGGCGTGATGCGCGGCTCGATCTCAGCGCTCGACAGCAGGCTCAGGTGCTGCCCGTTCATCCACTCCAGCTTGGCGGTGTCGAATACCGACGCCTTCTTGAGCAGCGAGTCGGCGCTGAACAGGTCGATCATCTGCGGCACCGTCATCACCTCGATGTCGTTGCCGGGTGACCAGCCCAGCAGGGCCAGGAAGTTGAGCATCGCCTGGGGCAGGATGCCCATGTGCTGGTAGTCGGCCACCGCGGTGGCGCCGTGGCGCTTGCTCAGCTTCTTGCCGTCCAGCCCGTGGATCATGGGCAGGTGCGCGAACGTGGGCAGTTCGGCGCCCAGCGCGCGGTAGAGCATGATCTGCTTGGGCGTGTTCGAGATGTGGTCGTCGCCGCGCATCACCACCGTGATGCCCATGGCGATGTCGTCCGACACCACGGCCAGGTTGTAGATCGGCGTGCCGTCGGAGCGGAGGATCACGAAGTCCTCCACGTCCTTGTTCGGGAAGCTGATCGTCTCGTGCACCAGGTCGTCCCAACTCGTGGTGCCGTCGGGCACCAGGAAGCGGATGACGAACGGCATGCCCGCCGCCACGCGACGGTCGATCTCCTCACGCGGCAGGCCGGCGCAGCGGCGGTCGTACTTGAACGCGTCCTTGCTCGCGTGGGCCTCGGCGCGGCGCGCCTCCAGCTCCTCGCGGGTGCAGAAGCAGCGGTAGGCGTGCCCCGCGTGGAGCATGCGGTTGGCGTCGGCCTGGTGGCGGGGCAGGTTGGCGCCCTGGTACACCACCTCCTCGTCCCACAGCAGGCCCAGCCACTCCAGCCCGTCGAAGATGGCGCGCGTGCTCTCGTCCGTGCTCCGCGCCTTGTCGGTGTCCTCGATGCGCAGCAGGAACTGGCCGCCGTACTTCTTGGCGTACAGCCAGTTGAACAGCGCCGTGCGCGCTCCGCCCACGTGGAGATAGCCGGTGGGAGACGGGGCGAAGCGGAGGCGGGGGGCGGTCATGAGGGGTAATGTAGGACGGTAGGGGCGTAGGGGCGTAGGACGGAAGACAGTAAATGAAGTAGGACGGCGTGACGGCGCGACGGTGATACCGTCCTACCATCCTACCGTCCTACCGTCCTACCGGTCGGTCTGTGTTACCCCCGGTCGGGGCTTCTTCCCCCGCCCTGGAGACGATCCCGACGGGGAGTACACGGAGACGGAGGGATTCGAACCCTCGATAGAGCTTTAAGGCCCTATAACGGTTTAGCAAACCGCCGCCTTCAGCCTCTCGGCCACGTCTCCGTTGCTGCGAGAGGCGGAATCTAGACGTCGGGGCGTCGGGGTTCAACCCGACGGAAAGAGCCCGTCCACCGAGAGGTACCGCTCGCCCGTGTCGTAGCAGAAGGTGAGCACGCGGCTGCCGGCGGGTAGCTCGGGCAGCTTCCTGGCCACGGCGGCCAGCGAGGCGCCCGACGACGGGCCGACGAAGATTCCCTCCTCGCGCGCCGCCCGGCGGGCGTACTCGAACCCTTCCTCTTCGCTTACCTGGATGGTGCCGTCGATGGCGGCGACGTTGAGCACGCCGGGCACGAACCCGGCGCCGATGCCCTGCAGCTTGTGCGGGCCCGGCGCGCCCCCCGAGAGCACCGCCGACTTCTCCGGTTCCACGGCGAACGTCTTCAGCTTGGGAAACCGGTGCTTGAGCACCTCGCTCACGCCCGTGATGTGCCCCCCGGTGCCCACGCCGGTGATCAACACGTCCAGCCCCTCGGGAAAATCGGCCAGGATCTCTCGGGCCGTGGTCTGGCGGTGGATCTCGGCGTTGGCGGGGTTGTCGAACTGCTGCGGCATCCACGCATTCGGGGTCTTGGCGATCAGCTCCTCGGCGCGCGCGATGGCGCCGCGCATGCCCAGTTCGCGCGGCGTGAGGTCGAACGTGGCGCCCAGCGCGGCCAGGATGCGCCGGCGTTCGATGGACATGGACTCCGGCATCACGAGGATGAGCTTGTAGCCCTTCACCGCGGCCGCCAGCGCCAGCCCGATGCCGGTGTTGCCCGACGTGGGCTCGATGATCACGGCGCCCTTGGCGAGCTTGCCGCTGCGCTCGGCGTCCTCGATCATCGCCACGCCGATGCGGTCCTTGATGCTGCCGCCGGGATTGGCGCGTTCGAGCTTGAGCCACACCTCGTGGTCGGGGCCGAACAGGCGGTTGATGCGGACGTGCGGGGTGTTGCCGATGGTCTGGAGGATGTTCTGCGCGCGCATGCGAAGATTGGGTGAAGGAAGTCCGGCGCAGATGAATCCGGCC from Gemmatimonadaceae bacterium encodes:
- the gltX gene encoding glutamate--tRNA ligase, which codes for MTAPRLRFAPSPTGYLHVGGARTALFNWLYAKKYGGQFLLRIEDTDKARSTDESTRAIFDGLEWLGLLWDEEVVYQGANLPRHQADANRMLHAGHAYRCFCTREELEARRAEAHASKDAFKYDRRCAGLPREEIDRRVAAGMPFVIRFLVPDGTTSWDDLVHETISFPNKDVEDFVILRSDGTPIYNLAVVSDDIAMGITVVMRGDDHISNTPKQIMLYRALGAELPTFAHLPMIHGLDGKKLSKRHGATAVADYQHMGILPQAMLNFLALLGWSPGNDIEVMTVPQMIDLFSADSLLKKASVFDTAKLEWMNGQHLSLLSSAEIEPRITPAIVKAGLATADELAAKRDWYLSLLDQIKTRSRTIDDIVRQAAPYLTDDIAYDPAAEAKVWKDRPAALELLGATRDALVALAAWEPAPMEEALRALAEAKGLAGGKIFQPLRLALTGLSVSPGIFDVLVLLGRERSLARIDAAIRHVAG
- the cysK gene encoding cysteine synthase A, with amino-acid sequence MRAQNILQTIGNTPHVRINRLFGPDHEVWLKLERANPGGSIKDRIGVAMIEDAERSGKLAKGAVIIEPTSGNTGIGLALAAAVKGYKLILVMPESMSIERRRILAALGATFDLTPRELGMRGAIARAEELIAKTPNAWMPQQFDNPANAEIHRQTTAREILADFPEGLDVLITGVGTGGHITGVSEVLKHRFPKLKTFAVEPEKSAVLSGGAPGPHKLQGIGAGFVPGVLNVAAIDGTIQVSEEEGFEYARRAAREEGIFVGPSSGASLAAVARKLPELPAGSRVLTFCYDTGERYLSVDGLFPSG